Within Oreochromis niloticus isolate F11D_XX linkage group LG2, O_niloticus_UMD_NMBU, whole genome shotgun sequence, the genomic segment ACCAAGAAATTTAGTTTTCTCAACCTTGTCTTTTGCAGAACAGACAACCAAAATTGAGAAAAAAATGGTACTGTATGGCTTGAAAGAGCATTAATAAATGTCATTTTTGAGAATTCCCAGATAGTAAAACAAATAGGTTGACAGTGTATAAACGACGATGTATTTGTATGATTGCTTCTGTTTCTGTAAATCTTTCCTTCCCTTCATCTCTTTATGTTTGTCTCATTTTCTAGCCTGAGGAGTATGGGCAGGAGGCCATGGAGGGCCAGGGAGAGGCAATGCTGGAGCCAGAAGGGGAGACATATGATGAGTCCCAGCAGGTAATCAGCCTACAATACGCAAAGTGCACGCATGGCTCTGCTCTGTCATCAAAGCATCACAAGAATCAGCTTTTGAACTGAACTATAATTACATTACAGATCATTTTTGTGTAAaaccctttaaaaaaacaaaactgtggaGTGGTGGACATCAGGCAGAGATGAGTCCATTCACTTACAGTAGATTGAGGTTCATCAGTATTCACGAGCTCTGCATGGATACACATTTTAGCTGTATTGGATTTCAATGGCACTCCACACTTGCCCTCCACTTGTGTCCCACACAAACACTACAGCTCACGCTGAGGTAATTTTTCCTTTCTGTGGAAATGATAACAGAGGACTTAACAAGCCAATTGCCACACAGCTAGTACAGTGAATATAGCACCACCTACTTTCACTGAGCGTTGGGTGTGTGCACGAAGGAGGTATGTGAGTCTGACACAGATGGTTATTTTTGGAATTTGGCTGTCAGGGGCGAGACAAACTGTGCAGAACCGATGGCTTTGAGTACAGATTTTAAATAGCGATGGTAGAATATAAAAATATCATACAGTGTACATAATGTCAAAGGGCTGATCGTGCTAGTATGAAAGCACTGATCCTGTGTTATTGCCACTGAATATATACATTTTCTAAAGTGGGTGAAATAAGACTTTTTTTGAGATTTTATATGATTTCCAATAATAATATATTCTGTGCGTTTACTTTGATCATCCTTTCCATCAATCGATTCTTGCACTAGTTGGGAAAAGGAGTAAACCTGAGGCGTTCCCTGAGATCCAAATTCAAAGTGAATTTCTCCACGGATGTGTATCATCCTtgtcctcctctctcctcccatCTCTCTCCTACTCCTCCGTGTCTCTTTCCCCTCCCCCATCTTTTGCTACACCAGCGGTGTGCAAGCTCCGTCTGAATGGGTGTGGTGATGACGCTCTCTGCCTTCATGCATTGTGGGTAATGTCAGGGTCTCCCTGCATTGCTGTAAATATGGAGTCTGAGTGCTGCAGAGTGAACGAAGCCATCACTGGGAggatctgaaaaaaaaatctgtgtcaTCCAGTATCACTCAAGGCTTTGTGAATACATTAGATGACATAAGACTGTTGGAGgctgtgttatttatttatttttttatgatcaTGTGTGGTGGAGGCGTGTGCAGGCTTGCAAGGATATGGGGAATGTGCTCACGATGCGCGTCCTCGATGTAAGTGCAGTCTTGTGCTGCCCTCTGCAGGCTTGAGAGAAGCACTGAAGGAACAGATGAGCTCAGCTTCAACAGAGTGACATCACTACCGTCTGCTGAGACTAATAAACTCTGCTAAATCAGATTAAAGCTGAATATTATTTTGGATGTAGATTTAACTTTAGAGCTTCTGTGTGCTGCAAATTTTACTGGCCATCCTCATAAAAAATTGTTCTTCTTTTCCCCAGGAGAGCCAGGACTACGAGCCAGAAGCATAAGAGCATCAGTCGAAGCCACCGTCCAACCAGCAGCACAATAAtatttctaataataaaaagGACAAATGCTGAAACTATTACAATTATATTCctgttgcaaaaaaaagaaaaaacaacaaaaaagacaagCATTCCCACTGAAAAATGTTCTTCCTTCAAGACAaatcttttattattatatattgtaAATGTCATGTTCTTAATGTAATGTGTTGGGTGTAGGTATTTATTGAGATGTAGGATTTGTCCTCACGGTCTCATTTCCTTGATTCCCTCCCAATGAAATGAGACCAGAACCAGGGCTTGTGACTTTGTACTTGTGTGTATCTGTATTTAGAAATGTGCAATAGATGTTCATCATCTTCCAATGAGACATTGGGagtggtaaaaaataaatatgaccGGTTGCAAGCAGATATGAATACAATAATATCCTCCTAAGTGTCGACAATGCCTGTTTGTGGaattctatttttctttttgcatttctttggaAGTTtaatttgaacttttcttgAAGTAAGAGTTTTTTACATTGTATCTTTATGATTGCTTGTGAAATCATTCCAGTAAACTATCTGTTAGAAACTGACAGAGTGTacacgtttgtgtgtgtgtgtgtttgtttgtgtgtactgAAGATTTTATCAAGTTAAAGTCAATATATTACGTCTTGGAATCATAATGGTTGTCATATCAATATGTGCTTTAAATTGCAGGACTTGTCAATATAAAGGGTTACATGTTAAGCCAGACATACAAATCCTCTGTaaataaaaggttaaaaaaaacacacatttgttaGCGTTGTTTAATAATGTGCAAACTAATTTACTGCGCTGATCGCTCATCGCATTTTAAATCTTTTCTAAAGTTGACCTCAATAAGAATCTATTATGCGTCGCCCTCGCATGTTTATCTTTTTTGCTCACTCTTGTCTGGGGTTTGATTAAAGGGTGTGTAAAATCTGCTGAGTAGGCTCTGGCCGTTGGCACAATGCTGCCATATTTGGGATGCCAGTCTGATCGTGCCTCTTAGGGTGGGTATTGTTTTGGTTAATCCAGCTGGAACGTGCAGGCTCGGTGGTGCCGGGCTCAAGCCGAGGGTATTAAACAGCTGCTCCTGCCGCTCTCGGGTCAGAAGGATGTGTGGAAGCTGCAGGGACAAAGACAGGAGCCATGGCATCGTTCAAGAAGTCCTTTGAGGGCCTGAAAAGCACGAGCCACTCAGCCGCTAAAGGAGTCACAGACACTGCAGGTACAAACCGGTGGCTACAAGGTGACACGATCGACATCAGACCTGGAATCCAGAGAGTTGTACTGCAATtaataaagcattttatttttctttctaagaggttttgcagtaaaatgaagtttaaaaactgTCAGTCACTTTAAAAACCTGTGATGTGTTTCCAGTGCAGGCAGCTGAGGAAGCCGTGCAGCAGGTGGCAGACTCCTCCAAAGAAACAGTCAACACAGGTAAGGTGCACATTCCTTCTTTCTAGCATCATATACTGTAACGCAAACATTAGTTGGTTTTTATTAAGGCATGGATTGCAGAGACAAGCTGTCAGTCATATTGCTGCcaaattaaatgtttaattgCTAATAAAAGCAGAGCAGTTAAAAGGAAACATGAATTGtaaaaatgaatgcagtcaAAATAGAAAGAAATATTGGAATTATTATAAGAGTATgaataaaaaatgcaaattttaTCTTGTTTAAAATTAGTTTTAGAACTAAATCCTCAGGTTATTAGAAACAATTGAAATGTGGAGTTGTGAAAATATCATATTTTACAATCATACGAACGAATGCACTGTGAAAATATTAGTTGAATATTTTTAATTCAACTCTATTCAGTTGAATATTAGCTGAATATTAGAGGATTTGTTGCTTAACttacttttcttctgttctgcTCTGACTTATCAAAGCTGCTGAAGAAACCAGCAGGCAGACTCAAGCAGTCATAGGAAAAGCTGTGGGCAAGGCCACGGACACCATCAAGGAGTTTGGACAGAAAATGGAATCTAAATGATCCCTAAAGAATGGACACTTGCAGCTGAAAGTTAAGCCAACTTGTCTGATCATCCCCTTTAGGCAGGGGAAACTGTTGGGATGGAAGTATGCAAACCATAAAAACGATTTAAAAAAGATATAAACTATATGTATCtatagagagaaagagacataTAGCTTTAATAGTTAACAttccaaaagaaatgtttataAACTGTCTTTTCTAATTTGccatttgtgctttttttcttctttttttttgcattctgcctgtttttgcaaaataaatgaattcCAACACCTCTTACGGGTTTGTAAAATGTGATATCCTGCCACACTCAGGAGACATAACACTGTTAGTTGCTCTGCAGGCACGGTATCTATGATGCATCCTGTTTTTTTGCTCTGTGGAGCGCACTCATCAGTGAATCACCACGGTCATCATTATTACCAACACATTGCTGAGAAGATGGCCTTTGGCAGGCTGATGGCCCCTGATGAGAGTGTGATCAGAGCCCGTCTACCTTGGTCCTCAGCAGCACACCTCCCCTGCATCCCACTacgtggttgctaggcaacagaACTCTGTGGCAGCCTTTGAATTAACAGCAAGAATACTTATGTCAGTACACGGTGTTCTGGCCAAGCCGCAGCAGCCCACTGCCATGCTACAAGCAAGTCGGTTAGAGATtctcccaaaaaaaaaaaaaaatgaaagaaatataaTCGTCCTCAGTCCCACTCAATCGCTAGAGGCGAGCAGAATTAGAGAGGCTCTAGAGAAATATGTGTCGCAAAGCAGGGAGGTTGGAGGGGAATGACGAATGAGTATAAAAGACTTGGTGATTTacaagtgtttgtttgtgtgggagGCGAAGCTGCTGCTTCCAGGCTCCTTCAGCTTAAATTCTCTGTTGTGTCTTTCATGTACAGCTGCAGCAGAACACTCACTGTTACTAATATCTCTCTGATGTCCTCCACAAGCTTTGAGTTTGCATAGACTTTTTAGAAGTCCTGTAATGAGCCTGTGATTATCTGTCTTCCTGAAGTAGGACGtgttttaaaagcatttatttatttattttttattattttttactaaGCTTAAGATTCTGTTAAACAGCAGTGATCGGGCAAATGTGGCCTTGACGCACACAtgtacatgcacacatatacacacacagacactgctgtTTTAGTTCAAAACACTGCTTCATTATTGCTAAGAGAAATCCCTCTTCTGCATActtcaccctccctccctcgtGAAGCTCTCACAGTGATCATTTGTAATGACGTGAGAGGTTTTATCACCAATTTATGCCTCCTTTAAAATTTCTCCAGATTAGCCAGTTCACAGGTTTATCTCTGCACACGTAGCTGCCATTGTGTTTCTATGAGAACCTGAAGTTAATTACTATGATTTACTGCTGATTAGAGAGCTGTAGAGAGATTTTGCCATTACATTACCACTCACTGCCAGAAACCCGACCGTGGTTTCCAGGGAAACTGGAAATGTGAAGCTTTTCAACAGACACAGCCACAGCCTAAAGAGCGAGGATTGCCTAAGATAGATTCTTCTAGAGACAAACCTGTACCCACTGCAATCAGCATCAATCACCGGGGGGAGATGCACGGACAGATGTTTGTCTCAATCGGTGCTGAGATTTGCAATGTTTGACCCAAATCTGAAGAAGAGTTGTGGAGTGGCTTCAGCCTGACTTTAGACTGCTGAGGTATGTCCTAATTTTCTGAGATCTCCTTTTGTAATCATGCTTGTTTTATAGTTACATTTTGAAAACAACTCTGAATTCATGTGCACGCTGTTTGTGTTATGTAATTATGGACTAAAATAGAATTCAGACAGGAGCTGATAATGAGATATTTTTGGGCATGAAGGTTTGACTTCGTCTCtctaaagtatttaaaaagatAGTCCTGGGATATTAAAGTAAGTGTGCAAGCAATTCTGATCAAGTAGTAGCAGTGATGCTCCTGTGTCTATTTGAATAACTGAATAATATCAATTTCGTTTCATATCGCATGACAGAATATTTTTATCTTCCGCTTGTGCTTGGGCTTGTTCCCGATTATAAACTGCACGGACACTTTCACACTGCTGTGTTATCCCTGCAGGTAATTCTAGCCCTTTAATGCGGAGACAGAATGGGAAGCCTTAAGGATGAGATGAGAGGTGTCACGGAGGACCACCAGCCTTGCGAGAAGACGGATAATGGGGGGCATCCAGGAGGCTCAGATAGCACTGCTGCACCTGAAGGACCTCAACTGTACAGGAGTCAAGAGTCAACCACTCAAGGGGACTATCAGTCGGCACTACAGGGGAATGTCAGCTCAGTtgaggagaaagagaaaaacctAATATCTAAAGATCAAGTGCTTTCAGGGGGGGATTATGGCAATGCTGACCTAACAGACACTGAACGAGTTAAAAACTGCACACAAATTGATGCCATGCCTGCAATGGTGGagcacaataaaacaacaacggCAGCTACAAATAATGATGCAACGGTGTCGATCAAGTTTCTGagtgatgaagatggaaaaCCTGAAATTCAAGAGGAAAACTTTGAGGATCAAAATCGCAACAGAGAAAAAGATGCAGTAATTGAGAAAATCTCAGTTGCTGTCCCATCAACTCCAGACCCTTGTGACCCACGCTCCCCGGCCCCTTTTGGGCAGCACCACATGCGCACACAGGTGAGCCTCGAGGTGGTGCAGTGCTGCTCGGCAGCAACCAGCCCCATGACTCCTCCAGAGGGCAGCCATTCCTTCTTCTTCCCAAGTTCTTTTGGGAAACCTCAAGCCGTGGGCACCGACACTAAAGATGCAGAGTTGCAGGTGGGTCAGCAAGTGGAGTTCTGCTCTGTCGCCACATCCCCCATGACCCCAAAGTCCCCGTATAGCACGGCTTTCCCAGAGTTTATCGGGAGAGAGCCAGCGCAAAGGGATGAGAAAGTGAAAAAGAATGAGGAGCAGAGGGAGACTGGTCAGCAGGAGACAAAAGTTTCAGCAGAGGCTGCGTCAGAAACAactgaaattttaaaatttacTGCATCAAAGGAGATGACTGAGAGTTCCACCAACGGAGTGGATGCTGAGTTAATAGGTGCACATGTAAGTGTGGAGGATAGCAATCAGCAGTGTAAGCAGCAGAGGATGGGAAGTATGGATCAAGATATTACAATCTTGGTGACCCAGTATGGCAACAATGAGGAGGAAGAAACGGACAAGGCTGAGTCGTTTTTTTATTCTGTTGAACCGGAGATGGTCAAAATAGATGAAGATGAGGTTGGAGAAAACTGCAGTGATATAAACAGGGAGGACGGAAAGGGAAAGTCCTTCAGTGAAAGTGTTCACGGGACCACAAACGATCCACAAACTAAAGAAccttctgctgctgtcagtgAACATCCAAAAACATACACGGGATCCGAGCAGTCAGAGGTCAAAGACGACAAAGATGCAGGTGAAAAAAAGAGAGTTGTTTCTGCAAAAAAATCCCCCATCCCTGAATCACCGGCTCCCTTTGGCTGCCACAACATCCGCACACAGGTGAGCCTGGAGGTAG encodes:
- the gprin1 gene encoding neurofilament medium polypeptide, with translation MGSLKDEMRGVTEDHQPCEKTDNGGHPGGSDSTAAPEGPQLYRSQESTTQGDYQSALQGNVSSVEEKEKNLISKDQVLSGGDYGNADLTDTERVKNCTQIDAMPAMVEHNKTTTAATNNDATVSIKFLSDEDGKPEIQEENFEDQNRNREKDAVIEKISVAVPSTPDPCDPRSPAPFGQHHMRTQVSLEVVQCCSAATSPMTPPEGSHSFFFPSSFGKPQAVGTDTKDAELQVGQQVEFCSVATSPMTPKSPYSTAFPEFIGREPAQRDEKVKKNEEQRETGQQETKVSAEAASETTEILKFTASKEMTESSTNGVDAELIGAHVSVEDSNQQCKQQRMGSMDQDITILVTQYGNNEEEETDKAESFFYSVEPEMVKIDEDEVGENCSDINREDGKGKSFSESVHGTTNDPQTKEPSAAVSEHPKTYTGSEQSEVKDDKDAGEKKRVVSAKKSPIPESPAPFGCHNIRTQVSLEVVQCQSVATSPMTPPEGDQAFYFPSSFGKCGAVGTETKDAELQVGQQVEFRSVATAPMTPRTPTIMTFPQVMKEPSIEEKIVEEEEEKKEEATEEKEEKKEEATEEKEEMKDEAKKEKGEKKEEATEKKEEKKDGAKEEKEEKKEEAIEEKEVKKEEVMEEKEEKVTQEKKVEGVEENTKEEINCKEKDEEKCEEPVQEVSWDEKGMTWEVYGAVVEVAVLGSAIQKHLEKQVKKQKRQSSMPPPPPLNPSATPLTSEIAQGGSGKGRAGRRGEHDGKAGRRRRNPFRLLMENMQQPHCCSRAHTTE